A single Vibrio sp. YMD68 DNA region contains:
- the grxD gene encoding Grx4 family monothiol glutaredoxin, with translation METIDKIKQQIAENTILLYMKGSPKLPSCGFSSQASQALMGCGEKFAYVDILQNPDIRAELPAYAQWPTFPQLWINGELIGGCDIIIEMFQKGELQPLVKEAMANAEQGDAE, from the coding sequence ATGGAAACTATCGATAAAATCAAACAGCAAATCGCAGAAAACACGATTCTTTTATACATGAAAGGATCGCCAAAGTTACCGAGCTGTGGGTTCTCTTCTCAAGCATCACAGGCTCTAATGGGCTGTGGCGAAAAGTTTGCTTATGTAGATATTTTGCAAAACCCAGATATTCGTGCAGAACTGCCAGCGTACGCGCAATGGCCTACATTCCCACAACTTTGGATTAATGGCGAGCTTATCGGCGGTTGTGACATCATCATTGAGATGTTCCAAAAGGGTGAATTACAGCCTCTGGTTAAAGAAGCGATGGCCAACGCAGAACAAGGCGATGCTGAATAA
- a CDS encoding DNA topoisomerase III — MSRLFIAEKPSLGRAIAAALPNPQKKDQGFIKCGNGDVVTWCIGHLLEQVEPDAYDDRYKKWNLVDLPIVPEQWQLRPRKTSSKQLTVIRKLLKDATQIVHAGDPDREGQLLVDEVIDYCKVSKAKKESMDRLLISDLNLPAVKRALSQMRSNRDFIPLSISALARSRADWLYGMNMTRAYTLLGQKAGYQGVLSVGRVQTPVLGLVVRRDEEIENFIPKDYFTLHALIPYQNNGQYFDIRARWKPSEACKPWQDEEGRVLNRKLVENVANRIANQPATVTESEQKQSKQAAPLPYSLSALQIDASKRFGMSAQQVLDTCQSLYEKHKLITYPRSDSRYLPKDHYSQRESVVDAIANNAKELQGGAQGADLSLKSKAWNDSKVDAHHAIIPTPKKSSVNGLSANEMKIYQQIARQYLMQFYPPAIFADAKLVFDIAGGVFIAKGRQLIKPGWKVLMGKTDTEEKGDGTDTVPPLDKGTVLTCREGVIGDKKTEPPKHFTEATLLQAMTGIARFVANKDLKAILKETDGLGTEATRAGILDTLFKRQLLTRQGKSIHSSPAGRGLINALPEDSTFPDMTAHWEHQLQGMAERNQAYQPFMQALESKIDGLMGKVKTGEVPESLRHLPKVERPAFKRRKGGGAKKSYAKTGAYAKKGTYAKRGTKS; from the coding sequence ATGTCTCGTCTCTTTATTGCTGAAAAGCCCAGTCTTGGTCGCGCGATTGCGGCGGCATTGCCTAATCCACAGAAGAAGGACCAAGGGTTCATCAAATGTGGCAACGGGGATGTGGTGACTTGGTGTATTGGACACTTATTAGAGCAAGTTGAGCCAGACGCCTATGATGACCGTTACAAGAAATGGAATCTCGTCGATCTTCCTATCGTGCCAGAACAGTGGCAGCTAAGACCGCGTAAGACGTCAAGTAAACAGCTCACGGTGATCCGAAAGCTATTGAAGGACGCAACACAAATTGTTCATGCGGGTGACCCAGATAGAGAAGGGCAGCTGTTAGTTGATGAAGTGATTGATTACTGCAAGGTGTCTAAAGCTAAGAAAGAGTCGATGGACAGGCTGCTTATTAGTGACTTGAACTTACCTGCCGTAAAACGAGCGCTCTCTCAAATGCGCAGTAATCGCGACTTTATTCCACTGTCTATTTCGGCGTTAGCGCGTTCTAGAGCCGACTGGCTGTATGGCATGAACATGACTCGTGCTTACACCTTGCTTGGCCAAAAAGCCGGTTACCAAGGTGTGTTGTCAGTAGGGCGAGTGCAAACCCCCGTGCTTGGTTTGGTGGTTCGGCGTGATGAAGAGATTGAGAATTTCATACCTAAAGATTACTTCACGCTGCATGCTTTGATCCCTTATCAAAATAACGGCCAATATTTTGATATTCGAGCGCGTTGGAAACCAAGTGAAGCATGTAAACCGTGGCAAGATGAAGAAGGCCGTGTGCTCAATCGAAAGTTGGTTGAAAATGTGGCTAACCGAATTGCGAATCAGCCTGCGACAGTGACAGAGTCAGAGCAAAAACAAAGTAAACAAGCGGCGCCATTGCCTTATTCGTTGTCAGCTTTACAAATTGATGCGTCTAAGCGTTTTGGAATGAGTGCTCAACAGGTGTTAGATACGTGTCAATCGTTGTACGAGAAACATAAACTCATCACTTACCCGCGTTCTGACAGCCGCTATCTACCTAAAGATCACTACTCGCAACGAGAGTCGGTCGTCGATGCTATCGCCAATAATGCGAAAGAGTTGCAAGGCGGTGCTCAAGGCGCGGATCTTTCCCTTAAGTCCAAAGCATGGAATGACAGCAAGGTCGATGCTCACCACGCGATTATTCCTACGCCGAAGAAGTCATCGGTGAATGGCCTTTCCGCTAATGAGATGAAGATCTATCAGCAAATCGCTCGTCAGTATCTGATGCAGTTTTATCCGCCGGCCATTTTTGCCGATGCCAAGCTTGTGTTTGATATCGCTGGAGGCGTGTTCATCGCAAAAGGGCGTCAGCTTATCAAACCAGGTTGGAAGGTGTTGATGGGGAAAACGGACACCGAAGAGAAGGGCGACGGCACAGATACGGTTCCTCCATTGGATAAAGGAACGGTGCTGACGTGTCGTGAAGGCGTGATTGGCGATAAGAAAACCGAGCCACCAAAACACTTTACTGAAGCGACGTTATTACAAGCGATGACAGGTATCGCGCGCTTTGTTGCGAACAAAGACCTTAAAGCTATTTTGAAAGAGACCGATGGCCTCGGAACAGAGGCAACTCGTGCGGGCATTCTAGATACTTTGTTCAAAAGACAGCTACTAACTCGACAAGGTAAAAGCATTCATAGCAGTCCTGCGGGGAGAGGTTTGATTAATGCATTGCCTGAGGACTCGACCTTTCCCGACATGACTGCCCACTGGGAGCATCAGTTGCAAGGCATGGCTGAACGAAACCAAGCGTATCAACCCTTCATGCAAGCGTTAGAAAGTAAGATTGATGGTTTGATGGGCAAGGTAAAAACGGGTGAAGTTCCTGAATCCCTGCGCCATCTTCCTAAAGTCGAAAGACCAGCGTTTAAACGTCGTAAAGGCGGTGGTGCGAAGAAGTCCTATGCCAAGACAGGTGCGTATGCTAAGAAAGGGACTTACGCTAAGAGGGGCACTAAAAGCTAA
- a CDS encoding SDR family oxidoreductase, with amino-acid sequence MDIKSAVILITSAGSLLGGTLATHFSSLGAKLVLCDQNIHTLTDTYTRCKAISDDVYSFKVENYSLHSIHQLFDFIDEKFQRSPDVLVNNWPNSPLPGLTSNQSAEQFSDQLTTLASTLFGFGQASAERMCLEKKHGVIVNVISVDESKDFKGFENASSIVTGFTQSWAKELTPFNIRVGGVVPVLSHASKKSDYHWLQIQDELIRNTEYIVANDYFSGRIMSAEAT; translated from the coding sequence ATGGATATTAAAAGTGCTGTCATTTTGATCACATCCGCGGGTTCACTACTAGGGGGAACGCTCGCCACTCATTTTTCTTCGTTGGGAGCAAAGTTAGTGTTGTGCGACCAAAACATACACACCCTTACGGATACCTACACCCGTTGCAAAGCCATATCCGACGACGTTTACTCGTTTAAAGTAGAAAATTATTCTCTTCATTCCATTCATCAACTGTTTGATTTTATTGATGAGAAATTTCAACGCTCACCGGATGTTTTAGTCAACAACTGGCCAAACTCCCCACTACCAGGGCTAACGAGCAATCAATCTGCAGAACAGTTTTCTGACCAATTGACCACCCTTGCATCCACTCTGTTTGGATTTGGTCAAGCAAGCGCTGAACGAATGTGCCTTGAAAAGAAGCATGGTGTGATCGTCAACGTCATCTCTGTAGATGAAAGCAAAGACTTTAAAGGTTTTGAGAATGCGTCTTCCATCGTGACGGGCTTTACTCAAAGTTGGGCAAAAGAACTGACGCCTTTTAATATTCGAGTCGGCGGTGTCGTGCCTGTGTTAAGCCACGCTTCCAAGAAAAGTGATTACCATTGGCTACAGATACAAGATGAGTTGATTAGAAATACCGAATATATTGTGGCAAATGACTACTTTAGCGGACGTATAATGTCCGCAGAAGCAACTTAG
- the sodB gene encoding superoxide dismutase [Fe], producing MSFELPALPYAKDALAPYISEETLDFHHGKHHNTYVVKLNGLIPGTEFEGKTLEEIIKTSTGGVFNNAAQIWNHTFYWHCLAPKAGGEPTGAVADAINAAFGSFEEFKAKFTDSAINNFGSSWTWLVKKADGSLDIVNTSNAATPLTDEGVTPLLTVDLWEHAYYIDFRNVRPDYMAAFWNLVNWEFVAENLAK from the coding sequence ATGTCATTTGAATTACCAGCATTACCTTACGCAAAAGATGCACTAGCACCATACATCTCAGAAGAAACATTAGATTTCCACCACGGTAAGCACCATAACACTTACGTTGTTAAGCTAAACGGTCTTATCCCAGGAACTGAGTTTGAAGGCAAAACACTTGAAGAAATCATCAAGACTTCAACAGGTGGCGTATTCAACAACGCAGCACAAATCTGGAACCACACATTCTACTGGCACTGTCTAGCACCAAAAGCAGGCGGCGAACCAACTGGCGCAGTTGCTGACGCGATCAACGCGGCATTCGGTTCATTTGAAGAGTTCAAAGCTAAGTTCACAGATTCAGCAATCAATAACTTTGGTTCTTCTTGGACATGGTTAGTGAAAAAAGCAGATGGCTCTCTAGACATCGTTAACACGTCTAATGCAGCAACGCCACTAACAGACGAAGGGGTAACACCACTTCTCACTGTTGACCTTTGGGAACACGCTTACTACATCGATTTCCGTAATGTTCGTCCTGACTACATGGCTGCATTCTGGAATCTAGTAAACTGGGAATTTGTAGCAGAAAACCTAGCGAAATAG
- a CDS encoding VC2046/SO_2500 family protein yields the protein MQVHTLDKAGIINELQFGSGINHAVHAGRRADFALILSMFSDDVRDNTPIEKIETPEITDQTLRKRFELQPLQQLRSDQYSYDISAAQANAFHYGGMASAKLNHYLTPEVLAYLPEDTHDLPEEVYHNLSGHHRRQLTENKNKTLIPIDLYNQLVVAQRSFQIQAQA from the coding sequence ATGCAAGTTCATACGTTAGACAAAGCAGGCATTATCAACGAGCTACAATTTGGCTCGGGGATTAACCACGCCGTCCATGCTGGTAGACGCGCAGATTTTGCGTTGATTCTTTCGATGTTCTCAGATGATGTCCGAGACAACACGCCCATTGAAAAAATCGAGACACCTGAAATCACCGATCAAACTCTGCGTAAACGGTTCGAGTTGCAGCCACTGCAGCAGCTTCGTTCAGATCAATATTCATATGACATCTCAGCAGCTCAGGCCAATGCGTTCCATTACGGTGGAATGGCCAGCGCAAAATTAAATCATTATCTGACGCCAGAAGTGCTCGCATACTTACCTGAAGATACTCATGATCTTCCTGAAGAGGTGTATCACAATCTATCTGGCCACCATCGACGGCAACTTACTGAAAACAAAAATAAAACTCTTATTCCAATTGATCTCTATAACCAGTTAGTGGTGGCACAGCGTAGCTTTCAGATACAAGCCCAAGCATAG
- a CDS encoding low molecular weight protein-tyrosine-phosphatase, which translates to MHSKKKPSILVVCMGNICRSPTGEAVLKAKAKEKGIDITVDSAGTLGYHQGNAPDSRSQQAGEMRGYCFDGITARKVRENDFTDFDLILAADKANLADLYDICPSEHQHKLSLFLSHSESEYNEIPDPYYGGEKGFELVLDLIEDAAEQILERHFQTR; encoded by the coding sequence ATGCATAGTAAGAAAAAACCTTCCATTCTAGTGGTGTGTATGGGAAACATTTGTCGTTCACCAACGGGTGAGGCTGTTTTGAAAGCCAAAGCGAAAGAAAAAGGCATAGACATCACGGTGGATTCCGCTGGTACTTTAGGTTATCACCAAGGTAATGCGCCAGATTCGAGGTCGCAACAAGCGGGTGAGATGAGAGGGTATTGTTTTGATGGAATCACGGCTAGAAAAGTAAGAGAGAATGACTTCACGGACTTTGATCTTATTTTAGCCGCCGATAAAGCAAATCTGGCTGACCTTTATGATATTTGCCCTTCAGAACATCAGCATAAGCTTTCACTATTTTTAAGCCACAGTGAGTCTGAGTACAACGAGATACCTGACCCTTATTATGGCGGAGAGAAAGGCTTCGAACTGGTGTTAGATTTGATAGAAGATGCCGCCGAACAAATCCTGGAACGTCATTTTCAAACGCGATAA
- the apbC gene encoding iron-sulfur cluster carrier protein ApbC: MHQFQSKQDFCLWLNEFSHPSLIEGWANQAGIVTILPTGVFQIDVPFAASELVQSLESWITSAQASQKVSSFQFSVTTSVKALHTQSLQPIKGVKNVIAVTSAKGGVGKSTTAVNLALAIAQSGAKVGLLDADIYGPSVPMMIGQEDAKPQVRDSKWMQPIEAHGIHTHSIGYLVDKNEAAIWRGPMASKALAQLVNETEWPDLDYLVIDMPPGTGDIQLTLSQQIPVTGAVIVTTPQDLALADARKGAAMFRKVDVPVIGLVENMSYHICSHCGEKEHIFGAGGAQSLSAEYGLSLLAQIPLHIQVREDIDRGVPTVASNADSEHKKRYLDLAESVCSCLYWQGKPKPDAISFQLIDE, from the coding sequence ATGCATCAGTTTCAATCTAAACAGGATTTTTGCCTGTGGCTCAATGAATTTTCTCACCCTAGTCTCATCGAAGGTTGGGCTAATCAAGCAGGAATAGTCACGATTCTGCCGACCGGTGTTTTCCAGATCGACGTTCCCTTTGCTGCCAGTGAGCTTGTGCAAAGTTTGGAAAGCTGGATTACCTCTGCTCAGGCGTCTCAAAAAGTGTCCTCATTCCAGTTTTCTGTCACGACCAGTGTCAAAGCGCTTCATACTCAGTCTTTGCAACCGATCAAAGGGGTAAAGAATGTCATTGCCGTGACATCGGCTAAAGGGGGGGTAGGCAAATCCACCACCGCGGTTAACTTGGCGCTGGCTATTGCCCAGTCTGGGGCAAAAGTCGGTTTACTGGATGCGGACATCTATGGCCCATCAGTGCCAATGATGATAGGTCAAGAGGACGCAAAACCACAAGTTAGAGATAGCAAGTGGATGCAACCTATTGAAGCGCATGGCATTCACACTCATTCTATTGGTTATTTAGTCGATAAAAATGAAGCCGCGATCTGGCGAGGGCCAATGGCATCGAAAGCGTTAGCGCAATTGGTGAATGAGACGGAATGGCCTGATCTCGATTACTTGGTGATTGATATGCCACCGGGAACCGGTGATATTCAGCTCACATTATCTCAGCAAATTCCGGTTACTGGGGCGGTTATTGTCACCACACCACAAGATCTTGCTTTGGCGGATGCGCGAAAAGGCGCGGCCATGTTTAGAAAAGTTGACGTTCCTGTGATCGGTTTAGTTGAAAACATGAGTTACCACATTTGTAGCCATTGTGGCGAAAAAGAGCATATTTTCGGTGCAGGTGGGGCGCAAAGCTTATCCGCTGAATATGGGTTGTCTTTGCTTGCTCAAATCCCATTGCATATCCAAGTTAGGGAAGATATTGATCGAGGTGTGCCTACTGTGGCGTCCAATGCCGATAGTGAGCACAAAAAACGTTATCTAGATTTAGCAGAAAGTGTGTGCAGTTGCTTATATTGGCAGGGAAAACCTAAGCCTGACGCGATCAGTTTTCAACTCATTGACGAGTAA
- the cobO gene encoding cob(I)yrinic acid a,c-diamide adenosyltransferase, producing MSANDSKESRHKARQQKVKVKVDEKVAAAQEEKGLLLVITGNGKGKSTSGFGTIARAVGHGQQCAVAQFIKGTWDNGEKNLLEKLGVEFQVMATGFTWETQDKTADTEAAQKVWQECKRMLQDDTINVILFDELTYMVSYGYIELEEVLDALNNRPAMQSVIITGRGAHRSLIELADTVSEVKNVKHAFESGVKALKGVDW from the coding sequence ATGTCAGCCAATGACAGCAAAGAATCTCGCCATAAAGCTCGCCAACAAAAAGTAAAAGTAAAAGTGGATGAAAAAGTCGCGGCCGCACAGGAAGAAAAGGGCTTGCTGCTCGTTATTACCGGTAATGGAAAGGGTAAATCCACTTCTGGCTTTGGCACTATCGCGCGTGCAGTCGGCCATGGACAACAATGTGCCGTGGCTCAATTTATCAAAGGCACATGGGACAATGGAGAGAAGAACCTTCTTGAAAAGTTAGGCGTAGAATTCCAAGTCATGGCGACAGGCTTCACTTGGGAAACACAAGATAAAACGGCGGATACAGAAGCGGCACAAAAAGTGTGGCAAGAGTGCAAACGCATGCTGCAAGATGACACCATCAACGTGATTCTATTTGATGAGCTGACCTATATGGTTAGCTACGGCTATATAGAGTTAGAAGAAGTCCTTGACGCACTGAACAACCGCCCGGCTATGCAATCGGTCATCATCACAGGCCGTGGAGCGCATAGAAGCTTGATCGAGCTTGCTGACACCGTTTCTGAAGTGAAAAATGTGAAGCACGCGTTTGAATCCGGCGTGAAAGCGCTCAAAGGCGTTGACTGGTAG
- a CDS encoding universal stress protein: protein MKRFKNILFATQGLPGHSDALVQTVRMAANKDVSVSGLIAFPYFPNDLLQYQQSYEQSLHDSLKQSVKNFRIEHGISEEQVPFPLMVKSSEQPAVCIIKKAIENNHDLIIKEAEPLNEGSEGFKAIDMTLLRKCPCPIWLHRPVTKQRSKRRIAVAVDPMAASDGHHALSLQLLELSRSIADTYDSRLHIISCWEHYLENYPDSQGWIQVDETQLADQVSKAKEAHEQALQRLIEESGISGEIVVHHLHGKPDNMIPDFVNEAEIDVLAMGTLARTGISGFVIGNTAENILQSINCSLLAMKPQGFVSPITLS, encoded by the coding sequence ATGAAACGATTTAAGAACATACTTTTCGCCACACAAGGATTGCCAGGACACAGTGATGCGCTGGTACAAACGGTTAGAATGGCCGCCAACAAAGATGTCTCCGTTTCTGGCCTTATTGCCTTTCCTTATTTCCCTAACGACTTACTTCAGTACCAACAGAGTTACGAGCAATCTCTTCATGACTCTCTCAAGCAAAGTGTAAAGAACTTTCGTATTGAGCATGGCATCTCTGAAGAACAGGTGCCGTTTCCTTTAATGGTCAAAAGCAGTGAACAACCAGCGGTTTGTATCATTAAAAAGGCCATCGAAAATAACCATGACCTGATCATTAAAGAAGCTGAACCACTGAATGAAGGCTCGGAAGGTTTTAAGGCCATCGACATGACCTTATTGCGTAAATGCCCATGCCCTATCTGGTTACACAGACCTGTTACTAAACAAAGAAGCAAACGTCGTATTGCGGTCGCCGTTGATCCTATGGCAGCCAGCGACGGGCACCATGCACTTTCATTGCAACTCTTGGAATTATCCCGCTCCATTGCCGACACCTACGACAGTCGTCTGCATATTATTTCTTGCTGGGAACACTACTTAGAAAACTACCCAGACAGCCAAGGGTGGATTCAAGTCGATGAAACTCAGCTCGCCGATCAAGTATCAAAAGCTAAAGAAGCGCATGAACAAGCGTTGCAAAGATTGATTGAAGAATCTGGAATTTCAGGTGAAATTGTCGTCCACCATCTTCACGGAAAACCAGACAACATGATTCCTGATTTCGTCAATGAAGCAGAAATCGATGTCCTAGCCATGGGGACACTGGCAAGAACGGGGATCTCAGGTTTTGTTATTGGTAATACAGCAGAGAATATTCTTCAATCCATAAACTGTTCTTTATTGGCAATGAAACCACAAGGCTTTGTTTCTCCAATCACATTGTCGTAA
- the udk gene encoding uridine kinase produces MSENNQCVIVGIAGASASGKSLIASTIYKELRAKVGDNQIGVITEDCYYNDQTHLSMEERVKTNYDHPKALDHDLLCEHLEKLIKGQEVEVPEYSYTEHTRLPNSRTLTPKKVIILEGILLLTDPRLRKLMHATVFMDTPLDICLLRRVKRDVEERDRSMESVLTQYQETVRPMFMQFIEPSKQYADIIVPRGGKNRIAIDVLKAHIAKLLKA; encoded by the coding sequence ATGTCTGAGAATAATCAATGTGTCATCGTCGGAATTGCTGGCGCATCGGCTTCTGGTAAAAGCCTTATCGCAAGTACTATCTATAAAGAGCTGCGAGCGAAAGTGGGCGATAACCAAATCGGCGTTATCACGGAAGACTGTTACTACAACGATCAAACTCACCTTAGCATGGAAGAACGGGTAAAAACCAATTACGATCATCCTAAAGCGTTAGATCATGACTTGCTTTGCGAACACCTAGAGAAGTTGATCAAAGGTCAAGAAGTCGAAGTCCCTGAATACAGTTATACCGAACATACACGCCTACCGAACTCAAGAACACTCACACCAAAAAAAGTGATTATATTAGAAGGTATTTTGCTGTTAACCGATCCTAGGTTGCGTAAATTAATGCACGCAACGGTGTTTATGGATACTCCGTTAGATATTTGTTTACTTCGACGCGTGAAACGTGATGTAGAAGAACGAGATCGTTCAATGGAATCGGTATTAACTCAATACCAAGAGACGGTTCGTCCTATGTTCATGCAGTTTATCGAGCCATCTAAGCAGTACGCTGACATTATTGTTCCGCGCGGTGGTAAGAACCGAATAGCTATCGATGTACTAAAAGCGCACATTGCTAAGTTATTGAAAGCTTAA
- a CDS encoding AsmA family protein, whose translation MKKLFLFIAIPLFVVFIAIAALIFLVNPNQFKPLIIDQAKQQTGLDLVIEGDISWQFFPSIGFELGKTELRNPKGFSQPNLFKVETIGVDVSVMPLFNQQLEIGNVTLDGAEFYLETLTSGKRNIDALTQAPSDSSQVGKADTAPAKEGLASSEPSAASQTTSNQDESSPTPWIINLAGVTVSNAVLEIQDHQAGSLTKLYDVSLGLSQFEFDNWTIATFAAKGQNNQQKFAAKGQAEFKLASGFSHYALKNIDLEASFNDPQNSIESAKIGLDTFEFDAVNNLTYAVTGNAAGLDLNMKGSAQLNIDSAISKVLLNQLTLDATFGGESLPQSPMKVDMASDLSFDLTKSHLQFVLEKLTANAIELDGEANITLLDIPKVRFNLHSPNIDLDEFLGLGNAQASTQKGSDTTTETSSNKTESDGKAAKTSPTKPSDQTVEVEPDLTALKTLDVKGSIVIDKFKANNASMQDVSAQFSVNRGIAELTSFSSKLYGGSIAASAKLDARQSPATYTAKKRIKGVKVLPLLRDVAQNETLEGTGNIDVDVKGKSLTETGIKKNLVGTIDINFEDGAVNGINVAQLIRVNYAKIKGEKVEEQTGPQKTDFSAMKATLKLNKGTVTTNNLAMQSPLLRIHGEGSANYIDETVNFLVRTSIVGSLQGQGGKNIDDLKDVTIPIQVTGSWVQPKFALVFDDVLKQKAEKELDRGLNKLEEKYGDKLGDEKTKDAIRGALKGFFN comes from the coding sequence ATGAAAAAACTGTTTTTATTCATTGCCATCCCCCTGTTCGTTGTTTTTATAGCGATCGCTGCACTCATTTTTCTCGTTAATCCGAATCAATTCAAACCTTTGATCATCGATCAAGCCAAGCAACAGACTGGGTTAGATCTCGTGATTGAAGGGGACATCAGTTGGCAGTTTTTTCCTTCGATTGGTTTTGAACTGGGTAAAACAGAATTAAGAAACCCGAAGGGTTTTAGCCAGCCAAACTTGTTCAAAGTGGAAACCATTGGTGTTGATGTTTCAGTCATGCCTCTGTTCAATCAACAGCTAGAGATTGGCAATGTCACTCTTGATGGCGCAGAGTTTTATCTAGAAACGTTAACATCGGGTAAGCGTAATATCGATGCGTTAACACAAGCTCCAAGCGATTCATCTCAGGTAGGCAAAGCGGACACTGCACCCGCTAAAGAGGGGCTAGCGAGTTCAGAGCCTTCTGCGGCATCGCAAACCACGTCGAATCAAGATGAGTCTTCACCAACACCTTGGATAATTAATTTAGCAGGCGTCACAGTTTCTAATGCGGTACTTGAGATTCAAGATCATCAAGCGGGTTCGTTGACCAAATTATACGACGTTTCACTGGGGCTATCGCAGTTTGAGTTCGACAATTGGACGATTGCTACCTTTGCTGCCAAAGGCCAAAATAACCAACAAAAGTTTGCAGCAAAAGGCCAAGCGGAGTTCAAGCTAGCGTCTGGTTTTTCTCACTATGCGCTTAAGAATATCGATTTAGAAGCAAGCTTCAATGATCCACAAAATAGCATTGAGTCTGCCAAAATCGGCTTAGATACGTTTGAGTTCGATGCAGTCAATAACCTAACTTATGCTGTTACGGGTAATGCTGCGGGTCTTGATCTCAATATGAAAGGCTCCGCTCAGTTAAACATCGACAGTGCGATATCTAAGGTCCTTCTCAATCAGTTAACTCTGGATGCCACATTTGGCGGAGAGTCTTTACCTCAGTCACCCATGAAAGTGGATATGGCATCGGACTTAAGTTTTGATTTAACCAAAAGCCACCTTCAATTTGTTCTTGAAAAGTTAACCGCAAATGCTATCGAACTGGATGGTGAAGCGAATATTACATTGCTTGATATTCCTAAGGTTCGCTTCAATCTTCATAGTCCGAACATCGATCTGGATGAGTTCTTAGGTTTAGGTAACGCACAAGCGAGTACTCAAAAGGGAAGCGATACCACAACTGAAACCTCATCAAACAAAACTGAAAGTGACGGTAAGGCTGCGAAGACTTCCCCAACCAAACCGAGTGATCAAACGGTGGAAGTGGAACCTGACCTAACGGCATTGAAAACGTTAGATGTGAAAGGTTCGATTGTCATTGATAAGTTCAAAGCCAATAACGCAAGCATGCAAGATGTTTCGGCGCAATTCTCTGTCAATCGTGGCATAGCTGAACTGACATCATTTAGCTCAAAATTGTACGGTGGTTCCATTGCAGCCAGTGCAAAATTAGATGCTCGCCAGTCACCGGCAACGTATACCGCGAAGAAACGTATTAAAGGCGTAAAAGTTTTGCCTTTGCTTAGAGATGTTGCTCAAAACGAAACGCTAGAAGGTACCGGAAATATCGATGTTGACGTTAAAGGTAAGAGCTTGACTGAAACCGGTATTAAGAAAAACTTAGTGGGTACGATTGACATCAACTTTGAAGATGGTGCGGTGAACGGGATTAACGTTGCGCAGTTGATTCGAGTTAATTACGCCAAGATAAAAGGCGAAAAAGTTGAAGAGCAAACCGGTCCTCAGAAAACAGATTTCAGCGCCATGAAAGCAACGTTGAAGCTTAATAAAGGAACAGTCACAACGAACAATTTGGCTATGCAGTCGCCATTGCTTCGTATTCATGGTGAAGGCAGTGCCAATTATATCGATGAAACTGTGAACTTCCTGGTACGTACTTCTATCGTTGGTTCGTTACAAGGGCAGGGTGGTAAGAATATCGATGACCTGAAAGATGTGACGATTCCGATTCAAGTCACAGGCTCTTGGGTGCAACCAAAGTTTGCTCTGGTTTTTGACGATGTGTTGAAGCAAAAAGCAGAAAAAGAGCTGGATCGAGGCTTGAACAAGCTTGAAGAAAAATACGGAGATAAGCTGGGTGATGAAAAAACCAAAGATGCGATTAGAGGCGCTCTAAAAGGTTTCTTTAATTAG